One Marinimicrobium koreense DNA segment encodes these proteins:
- a CDS encoding SPOR domain-containing protein, giving the protein MRAILAVLVLVNVLLLALHQFGVIPTSGPSGSGEAPVVPPSAPSLQLLSEASGELPLAGHSQSDQDQGSVSDALPLCVLVGPFTEHGDADSIGQRLRALDVTAESQNIEVSDGRGYWVHLAPELSQREALRRLHELQAKQIDSYVIPRGELANGISFGMFSRRALAEARRDELQALGYDAKIREVERTHREIWLVMPALQARALSDRLWEELLAEYPTLERRQNLCPGVASE; this is encoded by the coding sequence ATGCGGGCAATACTCGCGGTCTTGGTGCTGGTCAATGTGTTATTGCTGGCACTTCATCAGTTTGGGGTAATACCGACCTCTGGGCCCTCGGGCAGCGGAGAGGCGCCTGTGGTTCCCCCTTCTGCCCCGTCTCTCCAGCTTCTGTCCGAGGCGTCTGGCGAGTTGCCGCTTGCCGGGCATTCGCAGAGTGATCAGGATCAGGGCTCCGTGTCGGACGCCTTGCCCCTGTGTGTCCTGGTGGGCCCCTTTACTGAGCATGGCGATGCTGACTCCATTGGTCAGCGTCTGAGGGCGCTGGATGTGACGGCCGAGTCGCAGAATATCGAGGTGTCTGACGGGCGTGGGTACTGGGTGCATCTGGCGCCGGAATTGTCCCAGAGGGAGGCGTTACGGCGCCTCCATGAGCTCCAGGCCAAGCAGATCGACAGCTACGTGATTCCCCGGGGAGAGCTCGCCAACGGCATCTCGTTCGGCATGTTCAGTCGCCGGGCTCTCGCGGAAGCGCGCCGGGATGAGCTCCAGGCGCTCGGTTATGACGCCAAGATCCGCGAAGTGGAGCGAACGCACAGGGAAATCTGGCTTGTAATGCCGGCTTTGCAGGCTCGGGCGCTGTCGGATCGGCTGTGGGAGGAGTTGCTGGCGGAGTATCCCACGCTGGAGCGAAGACAAAATTTGTGCCCAGGTGTTGCTTCTGAGTAA
- a CDS encoding type III pantothenate kinase, with protein MILEIDWGNSRIKWRLQGESGTLAAGADAGKDLETVSSSVQDALPAGVVPDTVRVASVRPAADEARLVQWAQSQWRLTPWFARSLAECAGVVSAYSRPGRLGVDRWLALLAARQVSREAAVIVQAGTALTADLLDERGVHRGGYIAPGWQTMRRALDVGTARVRSLQGPPERLQLAPANNTEGAVEAALSAMVVGFVQNACQQLERSSRLIVAGGDAGLIGTHFSQARLWQEIVLDGLAVAYRAETGA; from the coding sequence ATGATTCTGGAAATTGATTGGGGAAACAGCCGGATTAAATGGCGCCTGCAGGGCGAATCCGGTACGCTGGCCGCCGGCGCCGACGCGGGTAAGGATCTCGAGACTGTGAGCAGCTCGGTGCAAGATGCCTTGCCTGCCGGTGTCGTGCCGGACACGGTGAGAGTGGCATCGGTGCGTCCGGCGGCGGATGAAGCCCGGCTGGTGCAGTGGGCGCAGTCCCAGTGGCGGCTTACCCCCTGGTTTGCGCGTTCGCTGGCTGAGTGTGCGGGCGTAGTGAGCGCTTACTCGCGGCCCGGGCGCCTGGGGGTCGATCGTTGGCTCGCTCTTTTGGCGGCGCGCCAGGTGTCCCGGGAGGCGGCCGTGATTGTTCAGGCCGGCACCGCGCTTACCGCGGATCTGCTGGATGAGCGGGGTGTTCACCGGGGAGGCTATATTGCGCCCGGGTGGCAGACGATGCGCCGGGCTCTGGATGTGGGAACGGCCCGGGTTCGAAGTCTGCAGGGGCCGCCGGAGAGGCTCCAGCTTGCGCCGGCGAACAATACCGAAGGAGCCGTCGAGGCCGCACTGTCTGCGATGGTGGTCGGGTTTGTCCAGAATGCCTGTCAGCAGCTTGAGAGATCCTCCCGGTTGATTGTGGCCGGCGGTGACGCCGGGCTTATCGGTACCCACTTTTCGCAGGCACGCTTGTGGCAGGAGATTGTACTGGACGGTCTGGCGGTGGCGTACCGCGCTGAGACCGGCGCCTAA
- the birA gene encoding bifunctional biotin--[acetyl-CoA-carboxylase] ligase/biotin operon repressor BirA: MSRDEATLSRLLHTLSSGHYHSGDELGQRLGISRAAVWKQLQKLSELGIELESVRGRGYRLLGGLELLEPDRLWEQLGDQTRAQLTELEVLSVTDSTNSQAMQRAALGQGGYVCLAEQQTAGRGRRGRTWVSPFARNLYLSLSWGFEGGAAQLEGLSLAVGVAMCQVLESEGVGAVGLKWPNDLLWKQRKLAGVLLEMTGDPAGACQVVVGVGLNLAMPDQPARDIEQPWADLETVCASERCPVPGRNVLAARLIDALVALLSGYHREGFAAWREAWLARDAFAGRRVVVSSGARAQEGIARGVDVSGALLLEQDGERVLCHGGELSMRAAS; this comes from the coding sequence ATGAGTCGTGATGAAGCGACCCTGTCCCGACTGCTGCACACGCTTTCCAGTGGCCATTACCACTCCGGGGATGAGTTGGGACAACGGCTCGGTATCAGCCGCGCGGCGGTGTGGAAGCAGCTGCAGAAGCTGAGCGAGTTGGGGATCGAACTGGAATCGGTGCGGGGCCGGGGTTACCGGCTCTTGGGAGGTCTGGAGCTGCTGGAGCCGGATCGTCTCTGGGAACAGCTGGGTGATCAGACTCGCGCTCAACTCACCGAACTGGAGGTTCTGTCGGTCACCGACTCCACCAACTCGCAAGCCATGCAGCGAGCCGCCCTTGGTCAGGGCGGCTATGTCTGCTTGGCGGAACAACAGACGGCCGGCCGCGGGCGTAGAGGGCGTACCTGGGTCAGCCCGTTCGCGCGCAACCTCTATCTGTCGCTCAGTTGGGGGTTTGAGGGCGGTGCGGCTCAGTTGGAGGGGCTCAGCCTCGCGGTTGGTGTGGCAATGTGCCAGGTACTCGAGTCAGAAGGGGTTGGGGCGGTCGGCTTGAAGTGGCCCAATGACCTGCTGTGGAAGCAACGCAAGCTCGCGGGTGTGCTGCTGGAAATGACGGGGGATCCGGCCGGCGCCTGCCAGGTGGTGGTCGGAGTCGGTCTGAACCTGGCGATGCCCGACCAGCCCGCCCGCGACATCGAGCAGCCCTGGGCCGACCTGGAAACCGTGTGCGCGTCTGAGCGCTGTCCGGTTCCTGGGCGCAACGTGCTGGCGGCCCGGCTGATTGATGCCCTGGTGGCACTGCTGTCCGGTTACCACCGCGAAGGCTTTGCCGCCTGGCGCGAGGCGTGGCTCGCTCGCGATGCGTTTGCGGGGCGCCGAGTTGTGGTCAGCTCCGGCGCTCGAGCGCAGGAAGGGATTGCCCGAGGGGTGGATGTCAGTGGTGCATTGCTGCTCGAGCAGGACGGCGAGCGCGTTCTGTGCCACGGGGGCGAGTTGTCGATGAGAGCTGCGTCATGA
- the alr gene encoding alanine racemase: MSTATGTLTIDLSALRANWDTLCSVLEQRPAAVIKADAYGLGAEPVGQTLYRAGCQEFFLATLEEALTARSFLPDDAVIYILGGVRPGEEEECINAGLIPVLYSRAAMDRWASVCRALDVASPSVIKVDTGMTRMGLSQEDWRDCVAKPELLAGCHPVLVMSHLACADEPDHPMNREQQQRFVTVAQSARRLLPGIRCSLANSSGIFLGADWHFDLARPGASLYGFDPVADGEPAMEAVVKLDLPVLQVRELSHPASIGYGGETRLPAGRRLAVVAGGYADGLNRTIGREGGVGYLGNTRVPVVGRISMDTTIFDITEAAPPESPENTWITVLDHRLRVADVSRRIGALGYEVLTSLAGRYRRVYREVAQ; encoded by the coding sequence ATGAGTACCGCGACCGGCACCCTCACGATTGACCTCTCGGCCCTGCGGGCCAACTGGGACACACTGTGTTCCGTCCTTGAGCAAAGGCCGGCCGCGGTGATAAAGGCCGATGCCTACGGGCTTGGCGCGGAACCGGTGGGCCAGACGCTTTATCGGGCGGGCTGCCAGGAATTCTTCTTGGCCACCCTGGAGGAAGCGTTGACTGCCCGAAGCTTTCTTCCGGACGATGCCGTTATCTATATTCTCGGCGGCGTCCGCCCCGGCGAGGAAGAGGAGTGCATAAACGCGGGGCTGATACCGGTGCTGTACAGCCGGGCGGCCATGGACCGTTGGGCATCAGTCTGTCGGGCGCTGGATGTTGCCTCTCCCTCGGTGATCAAAGTGGACACCGGTATGACGCGGATGGGGCTCAGTCAGGAAGACTGGCGTGACTGTGTGGCGAAGCCCGAATTGCTTGCCGGCTGTCATCCGGTCCTGGTCATGAGTCACCTCGCCTGTGCCGACGAGCCCGATCACCCCATGAACAGAGAGCAGCAACAACGGTTTGTGACTGTGGCGCAAAGTGCTCGACGCTTGTTGCCGGGTATCCGCTGCAGTCTGGCCAACTCATCGGGTATTTTCCTGGGAGCCGACTGGCACTTTGATCTCGCGCGTCCGGGGGCGTCTCTGTATGGCTTTGACCCCGTGGCCGATGGTGAGCCTGCCATGGAAGCGGTGGTGAAGTTGGATCTGCCGGTCCTTCAGGTGCGAGAACTGAGCCACCCGGCGAGTATTGGCTATGGAGGCGAGACCCGCCTGCCCGCCGGGCGGCGCCTGGCGGTGGTGGCCGGGGGCTATGCCGATGGACTCAATCGCACCATCGGTCGAGAGGGCGGGGTAGGTTATCTGGGGAATACGCGCGTTCCGGTGGTCGGACGAATCTCCATGGACACGACCATTTTCGACATTACGGAAGCGGCGCCCCCCGAATCGCCCGAAAACACCTGGATCACCGTCCTTGACCATCGGTTGCGGGTGGCCGATGTATCCCGCCGCATTGGTGCGCTGGGTTACGAAGTGCTTACCAGCCTGGCCGGGCGCTACCGTCGCGTTTATCGAGAGGTGGCGCAATGA